One Obesumbacterium proteus DNA window includes the following coding sequences:
- a CDS encoding DUF3053 domain-containing protein produces the protein MSFAVTKQAQRWLMPIFALIMAFQLAGCGDNDKEQRKAFIDYLQNTVMRGSITVPTLSEDQKQKLGNYVSDYAILVTFSQNFSRSMDSSLNPLFTTIDQIRVPQDYLLKRDDLRQESGALNLLGQQIQSAKSTADTARAALKQPDDVKAVYDQAFAKVVTDPANAVMPIIPMAASLSQDLIQVGDFLQSIGTQARFDNQSIQLQTQQQVDQYNQLMTSIAAKHQELLNAKNRSAAIFQN, from the coding sequence ATGTCATTTGCAGTAACTAAACAGGCACAGCGTTGGTTGATGCCAATTTTCGCCCTCATTATGGCGTTTCAACTAGCTGGCTGTGGCGACAACGATAAAGAACAACGTAAAGCTTTCATCGACTATCTGCAAAATACCGTCATGCGTGGCAGCATCACCGTGCCAACCCTGAGCGAAGACCAAAAGCAGAAACTCGGCAACTATGTCAGCGATTACGCGATTTTAGTGACGTTTTCACAGAATTTCAGCCGTTCTATGGATAGCAGCTTAAATCCGCTGTTTACCACTATCGATCAGATCCGTGTTCCTCAGGATTACCTGCTAAAACGTGACGACCTGCGTCAGGAATCCGGTGCACTAAACCTGCTCGGCCAACAGATTCAAAGTGCTAAATCGACCGCAGACACGGCGCGTGCTGCACTTAAACAGCCTGATGATGTGAAGGCAGTTTATGACCAAGCCTTTGCGAAAGTCGTTACCGATCCGGCAAATGCCGTGATGCCAATCATTCCTATGGCGGCTAGCCTGTCACAGGACCTGATTCAGGTCGGTGATTTCCTGCAAAGCATTGGGACTCAGGCACGCTTTGATAACCAAAGCATCCAGCTACAAACCCAGCAGCAGGTCGATCAATACAATCAGTTAATGACCTCAATTGCTGCCAAGCATCAAGAATTGTTAAATGCGAAAAACCGCAGCGCGGCTATTTTCCAGAATTAA